Below is a window of Methanocorpusculum sp. DNA.
TGCACGGTGTCCCATAATAAGGACAATGTCCTCATCAGTGACGCTGCGAATCTTTTCGAGCTTTACGTTCGGGTTCATCTGGTTGCGACGAATTTCCGCAACTTTGGAGGTTCCCGGACCATACTGTGGTTTGTATGCCATTTTTATGTTCCTTCGTAGATGTCTTTGTTTATTCGCAGACGAATCCAGTAGAATATCTACTGGATGCCGTCAGCTATCTTATACACGGATGGAAAGTTATGCAACTTTTGCAATTGCCTGGATCGGGCGTGCAAACTCTTCGATCTTACCGAAGGTATCACCGTAAACTTTTGCGGTTCCTTCCGGAGAGAACATCTGGGTACCTGCATCAAGAGCACATGCTGCAACTGCACAAGGCATAGCAACACCTGCTGCATGGCGGGTAACGACGTGGTTTCCGTTGAAGATACCTGGTCCTCCCCCACCATAGATGGAGTGACTGAAGAAGGAGAAACCAACACCGGCTCCCATAACTCTTCCAAAGTCTGATCCCGGAAGTCCGGTTTCGTGCTCAAGAAGGTCGTTGAAGTACAGTAAGGTGGAGGATGCTGCCTGTGCCATTCTTCCTGCTCCTGCATTGACCATGGTTGCTGCGAGGGTACCTGCGGATGCGTAGGCATTCCAGAGCATCGGGTCTTTGGTTTCGTAGGGTTTGAAGTAGCCGCCGGGGTTTCCTGCAGTCTGGGTGATAACTTTGTCTTCAATTGCACGCTCGACTAAGGACTGAACAACAGTACCGACAGTACCGGTCTGACCATTTGCTTTTACAATGTCGTAGACGATATTGTTGGCGTTAAGACCCTGGTAAGCAAAGAGTAAGAGCTGGGCACGCTCGAACGGACCGATTGCGTTACCCATCTCGAACTGACCTGCATGCTCGAAGGTCGATGCAAGTGCTGCACCCTGCATTGCGTTTCTGTGGGTCATCATTACGGTCTGGTTTGCCGGAATGTTACGGAGTGCGTATCCAAGGGATTCGTTGTTCTGCGGGATGGACATGATCATGGAACATGCTCCTCCTGTGAGATCCATTGTGACTGGGTAGGTACCAAATGCTGCTGCCTTGACAGTGTTTGCGTTGAACATATCAACGTTGAACTGCTCGACAACTGCATAGGTAGTAGCTGCTGCTACAGAGGTGAGGGCTGCATCGTAGGTTGCTGATGCTGCAATACGTGCTGAGGGGACCTTCACTAACAGAAGTTTTCCGCCGTTGAAGCGTTTGATCTCCGTGTCGTCACCTGATTCAACAGAGACATACTCTTTGATCTTTGCTTCGATAGCGTCGATATTTCCAAGGATATCAAGGTCAAGTTCGCGTCCGAGGATCTGTTGGTGCTTGCCAAGTTTACCTGATTTCAGACCGTCCTGCATACC
It encodes the following:
- the mcrB gene encoding coenzyme-B sulfoethylthiotransferase subunit beta produces the protein MAKYKDVIDLYDDYGKLLRSNISLERISPLVNPAVKKIIDDTKRSVAVNLGGMQDGLKSGKLGKHQQILGRELDLDILGNIDAIEAKIKEYVSVESGDDTEIKRFNGGKLLLVKVPSARIAASATYDAALTSVAAATTYAVVEQFNVDMFNANTVKAAAFGTYPVTMDLTGGACSMIMSIPQNNESLGYALRNIPANQTVMMTHRNAMQGAALASTFEHAGQFEMGNAIGPFERAQLLLFAYQGLNANNIVYDIVKANGQTGTVGTVVQSLVERAIEDKVITQTAGNPGGYFKPYETKDPMLWNAYASAGTLAATMVNAGAGRMAQAASSTLLYFNDLLEHETGLPGSDFGRVMGAGVGFSFFSHSIYGGGGPGIFNGNHVVTRHAAGVAMPCAVAACALDAGTQMFSPEGTAKVYGDTFGKIEEFARPIQAIAKVA
- the mcrG gene encoding coenzyme-B sulfoethylthiotransferase subunit gamma; this encodes MAYKPQYGPGTSKVAEIRRNQMNPNVKLEKIRSVTDEDIVLIMGHRA